In one window of Helianthus annuus cultivar XRQ/B chromosome 17, HanXRQr2.0-SUNRISE, whole genome shotgun sequence DNA:
- the LOC110923431 gene encoding uncharacterized protein LOC110923431, whose protein sequence is MASYLLNPSTILKTLNNIKPHSTPSNNQITLSFFQNTSAHFISNPKFTNKTSFHLHFPPKSSSSSSSSSSSSLLLSSNGNLENLKKNETLLVEQHSPVKSLFLVFLWASVYLALFAFGCGDAKAQQAQAAVVQSIKASSFGLKVANFLSGSGWPGEAVVFALATLPVIELRGAIPVGYWFKLNPVVLTALAVLGNMVPVPLIILYLKPLATFLAGTNKPAAQFLDLLFEKAKRKAGPVEEFQWLGLMLFVAIPFPGTGAWTGAFIASILDIPFWSGVSANFFGVVLAGLLVNMLVNIGLKYAIVACIVMFIASGCMWSVLRALKQRFSSSSSG, encoded by the exons ATGGCTTCCTATCTCCTAAACCCATCAACAATCTTGAAAACCCTTAACAACATAAAACCTCATTCCACACCCTCAAACAACCAAATCACACTTTCATTCTTTCAAAACACTTCAGCCCATTTCATTTCAAACCCAAAATTTACAAACAAAACCTCATTTCATCTCCATTTTCCCCcaaaatcttcatcatcatcatcatcatcatcatcatcatcattattattatcatCAAATGGGaatcttgaaaatcttaaaaagaATGAAACTTTATTAGTTGAACAACACTCACCAGTGAAATCACTATTTTTGGTGTTTTTGTGGGCATCTGTTTATTTAGCTTTATTTGCATTTGGTTGTGGGGATGCAAAGGCCCAACAAGCACAGGCTGCTGTTGTGCAGTCCATTAAAGCTTCAAGCTTTGGGCTAAAAGTGGCTAATTTCTTAAGTGGGTCGGGTTGGCCCGGCGAGGCTGTGGTGTTTGCTTTAGCCACACTGCCTGTGATTGAGCTTCGTGGAGCTATTCCTGTTGGGTATTGGTTTAAACTCAACCCTGTTGTTCTCACTGCTTTGGCTGTTCTTGG GAACATGGTACCCGTGCCTTTGATCATACTCTACTTGAAACCACTAGCAACATTTCTGGCTGGAACCAACAAGCCAGCGGCTCAGTTCCTAGACCTATTGTTCGAGAAAGCAAAGCGAAAAGCGGGTCCAGTTGAAGAGTTCCAATGGCTCGGTCTAATGCTGTTTGTAGCAATACCATTCCCAGGAACCGGTGCATGGACTGGAGCCTTTATAGCTTCAATCCTAGATATCCCTTTTTGGTCTGGTGTATCTGCGAATTTCTTTGGGGTCGTGTTAGCCGGGCTTTTGGTCAACATGTTGGTCAACATCGGGCTCAAGTATGCTATCGTTGCTTGTATTGTGATGTTTATTGCATCAGGGTGCATGTGGAGCGTGCTTCGTGCTCTGAAACAACGTTTTAGCTCTTCGTCTTCAGGTTGA